From a region of the Aeoliella mucimassa genome:
- a CDS encoding sigma-70 family RNA polymerase sigma factor, with amino-acid sequence MSTGGTDDNVVGRKDEAFVQLLVGEQLTLLNYITALLADPDAASNVLQETNLVLWRKADEFEPGTCFTAWAKKVAYWQVQAFIRDRARDRHCFSKELIDQLATQRRQERDETEAQVALRHCLKGVSQPNLEMLRLRYESGLTLAAIAQQLGKKVSAVKVRFMRIRQALQECIQDNLTEPS; translated from the coding sequence ATGTCAACGGGCGGTACCGATGACAATGTAGTAGGCCGCAAAGACGAGGCCTTTGTCCAGTTGCTCGTAGGCGAGCAGCTGACGCTATTGAATTACATTACCGCGCTGTTGGCCGATCCCGATGCTGCTAGCAACGTGTTGCAAGAAACCAATTTGGTGCTTTGGCGAAAGGCCGATGAATTCGAGCCAGGTACCTGTTTTACCGCTTGGGCGAAAAAGGTAGCTTACTGGCAAGTGCAGGCATTCATCCGCGATCGGGCGCGGGACCGACATTGCTTTAGCAAGGAGCTAATTGACCAACTGGCGACTCAGCGGCGACAAGAACGCGACGAAACCGAAGCTCAGGTCGCCCTCAGGCATTGCCTGAAGGGGGTGAGTCAGCCCAATTTGGAAATGCTTCGTTTGCGGTACGAGTCGGGACTTACCCTGGCGGCGATTGCCCAACAACTTGGCAAGAAAGTATCGGCTGTTAAAGTGCGTTTCATGCGAATCCGTCAAGCACTACAAGAATGCATTCAGGACAACCTTACTGAACCCTCTTAA
- a CDS encoding DUF1559 family PulG-like putative transporter yields MTCFTPKKPRGFTLVELLVVIAIIGILVALLLPAVQAAREAARRSACTNNLKNLALAMVNHESAYGSLPSSGWGGHWSGDPDRGHGKNQPGNWLYSILPFIEQQQLYDMGHGQTGQLRKDQLAARDGTTLSVANCPSRRNGGPYPSGASLISGDGTGQASYYTSPQAARADYAVNVGDETLFDDRCLSITADQYDDAVLPNFPPKASQYSGISFCGTAVKLRQITDGLSKTIALGEKFVPSTVYENGDYFAADDWNMYAGFQDDMVRSTFYNAREPSHTPVQDDTNLSSIDGSVARELFGSPHPGGCLMAMCDGSVTVVNFDVDAEMFRQMGDRADGGTIKVIERR; encoded by the coding sequence ATGACTTGCTTCACACCCAAGAAGCCTAGGGGATTTACCCTCGTCGAACTGCTCGTAGTAATTGCGATTATTGGCATTCTCGTCGCACTCTTGCTTCCCGCTGTGCAAGCAGCTCGCGAAGCAGCTCGCAGATCGGCATGCACCAACAATTTGAAGAACCTCGCACTGGCGATGGTTAACCATGAATCGGCCTACGGATCCCTTCCCTCGTCGGGCTGGGGTGGTCACTGGTCGGGGGACCCCGATCGTGGTCATGGCAAAAACCAACCTGGCAACTGGCTCTATAGCATCCTCCCGTTTATCGAGCAGCAGCAGCTCTACGATATGGGACACGGACAAACTGGCCAGCTCCGCAAGGACCAACTAGCGGCCCGCGATGGCACCACCCTGTCGGTGGCCAATTGCCCCTCGCGCCGTAACGGAGGACCTTACCCGTCGGGCGCCAGCTTGATTTCGGGCGACGGCACCGGCCAAGCCTCCTACTACACCAGTCCGCAGGCAGCCCGGGCCGACTACGCGGTGAACGTCGGCGATGAGACCTTGTTCGACGACCGCTGCTTGTCGATCACGGCGGATCAATACGACGACGCCGTACTGCCAAACTTCCCTCCCAAGGCTAGCCAGTACTCGGGTATTTCGTTTTGCGGTACGGCGGTTAAGCTGCGCCAAATCACCGACGGGTTGAGCAAGACGATTGCCCTCGGCGAGAAGTTCGTACCTTCGACCGTTTACGAAAACGGCGACTACTTTGCCGCCGACGATTGGAACATGTATGCCGGGTTCCAAGACGATATGGTTCGCAGCACGTTTTATAACGCCCGCGAACCTTCGCATACGCCGGTTCAAGATGATACGAACCTGAGTTCCATTGATGGTAGCGTTGCCCGCGAGCTGTTCGGCAGCCCTCACCCGGGTGGATGCCTGATGGCGATGTGCGATGGCTCGGTAACCGTTGTGAACTTCGACGTCGATGCGGAGATGTTCCGTCAGATGGGCGATCGCGCCGACGGGGGAACGATCAAGGTGATCGAGCGACGTTAA
- a CDS encoding beta-mannosidase, whose product MRTPIVAAVLLLVASTCVPLTAKVDTYDLSGQWVLSQVGESLTLPAQVPGNVQLDLLREGKLPDPFYRENADEYEWIYSESWCYEREFELPTDWLQRKVVLLRCEGLDTVARIEINGELLANTDNMYRTWEFDVKPLLKSGTNTIRVTFSPIQPYIEAFQQRAPKVPNATGKEIANIRKSPYSNGWDFCARFLPYGIYKPISLMAYDETRVRYVRVITDLQAAEHAELTVDVVADVVEPAALHSEIEIEYDGNVIDRCECKLDSGSAQGKLTVDHPQLWWPNGMGGQPLYTVRVRVLDVDNQVVDETTRRIGLRDIQLLKPTKDRPLRLAVNGQEIYAKGANWIPDDVFPASVTDENLRQRVADAAAVNMNMLRVWGGGYYPEDAFFDACDEFGILVWSDFMFACAPYPGNNPEFHANVRAELTDQVRRLRHHPCMAVWCGNNEVTAIITNYKMITQEEYDRLFHEVIGTKVKELHPQANYVGGSPEAGDEHNWWVWHVGADFENYRDSHGWMTEFGFQSFPHPATVRSYTDPADRDSVLSPVNRYHQKNGIGKGNEIILDKMHGYFREPKDFESTLWLSQILQAYGMSVGIEHWRTEWPLSSGSLVWQYNDCWPGPTWSSVDYYGRWKAAHYAYRRVYAPVLVAGMADYKTGTVQVKVASDLTTPANATLSWRLADVDGNTLLTDETELQLSAGTTSAEGPKLELQQTLQRVGPERAILWLEIQVDQQTYRNMVCLVRPKQLELQQPDIQAQVSQQGEAFRVELTAAKPALWTWLECDDPDARYSDNFVHLESGRPVTIDVKPSRTMTLEEFQQSLKVRSLHDTYTTTPSQ is encoded by the coding sequence ATGAGAACCCCCATTGTCGCAGCGGTGCTACTGCTGGTCGCCTCCACCTGTGTACCACTGACCGCAAAGGTTGATACCTACGACCTAAGCGGTCAGTGGGTCTTATCTCAGGTTGGTGAGTCATTGACTCTGCCAGCTCAGGTTCCCGGCAATGTGCAACTCGACCTGCTCCGCGAAGGCAAGCTGCCCGATCCGTTCTATCGCGAGAATGCCGACGAGTACGAATGGATCTATAGCGAGTCGTGGTGTTACGAGCGTGAGTTCGAGTTGCCCACCGATTGGCTGCAACGCAAGGTCGTGCTGCTGCGTTGCGAAGGACTCGACACAGTCGCTCGCATCGAAATCAATGGCGAGCTACTGGCGAACACCGACAACATGTATCGCACCTGGGAGTTCGATGTTAAGCCGCTTCTCAAGTCGGGAACCAACACGATTCGAGTGACGTTCTCTCCCATCCAACCTTACATCGAAGCGTTTCAACAGCGGGCGCCGAAGGTGCCAAATGCTACCGGCAAAGAGATCGCCAATATCCGCAAATCTCCCTACAGCAATGGATGGGACTTCTGTGCGCGCTTCCTACCCTACGGAATCTACAAGCCAATCTCGCTGATGGCCTACGACGAAACGCGGGTTCGCTATGTTCGCGTCATCACCGATCTCCAAGCAGCCGAACACGCCGAACTCACGGTCGATGTGGTTGCCGATGTGGTCGAACCGGCTGCATTGCACAGCGAAATCGAAATCGAGTACGACGGCAACGTGATCGATCGCTGTGAGTGCAAGCTCGATTCCGGCTCCGCCCAAGGGAAACTGACCGTCGACCATCCCCAGCTCTGGTGGCCTAACGGCATGGGCGGGCAGCCGCTCTATACCGTGCGGGTGCGGGTGCTTGATGTCGACAACCAGGTGGTCGACGAGACAACTCGCCGAATTGGCCTGCGCGACATTCAGCTTCTTAAGCCAACCAAAGATCGCCCGCTGCGACTCGCCGTCAATGGACAGGAAATCTACGCCAAGGGAGCCAACTGGATTCCTGACGATGTATTCCCCGCTTCGGTTACCGACGAAAACCTTCGCCAGCGTGTCGCCGACGCGGCCGCGGTGAATATGAACATGCTGCGAGTGTGGGGAGGAGGATACTACCCCGAGGATGCGTTCTTCGACGCCTGCGACGAGTTCGGAATCCTGGTGTGGTCCGACTTCATGTTCGCGTGCGCCCCGTATCCCGGCAACAACCCCGAGTTTCACGCCAACGTGCGGGCAGAGCTGACCGATCAGGTTCGCCGCCTACGGCATCATCCCTGCATGGCAGTCTGGTGCGGCAACAACGAAGTAACCGCGATCATCACCAATTACAAGATGATTACCCAGGAAGAATACGATCGCCTGTTCCACGAAGTGATCGGCACCAAAGTAAAAGAACTTCATCCTCAGGCCAACTACGTAGGGGGCAGCCCCGAGGCAGGCGACGAGCACAACTGGTGGGTATGGCACGTCGGGGCCGATTTCGAAAACTACCGCGATTCGCATGGCTGGATGACAGAGTTTGGTTTCCAGTCGTTCCCGCATCCCGCCACGGTGCGTAGCTACACCGATCCGGCCGATCGCGACTCGGTCCTCAGTCCAGTGAATCGGTACCATCAGAAAAACGGCATCGGCAAAGGCAACGAGATTATTCTCGATAAGATGCATGGCTACTTCCGCGAGCCGAAGGACTTCGAGTCGACTTTGTGGCTCAGCCAAATCCTGCAAGCGTATGGCATGTCGGTCGGCATCGAACACTGGCGCACCGAATGGCCGCTATCAAGTGGATCACTCGTGTGGCAGTACAACGATTGCTGGCCAGGTCCAACCTGGTCGAGCGTCGATTACTACGGGCGGTGGAAGGCCGCGCACTACGCCTATCGCCGAGTCTACGCCCCGGTGCTTGTCGCAGGCATGGCGGACTATAAAACGGGCACGGTACAAGTGAAAGTCGCCAGCGACCTCACGACCCCAGCCAACGCTACCCTGAGTTGGCGACTGGCCGATGTCGATGGCAACACGCTACTCACCGACGAAACCGAGTTGCAATTATCGGCAGGCACCACCTCGGCCGAAGGACCAAAGCTCGAATTGCAGCAAACACTCCAACGAGTTGGCCCCGAACGAGCCATCCTGTGGCTCGAAATCCAGGTCGATCAGCAGACTTATCGCAACATGGTATGTTTGGTACGTCCTAAGCAACTTGAGTTGCAGCAACCCGACATCCAAGCCCAGGTATCTCAGCAAGGCGAAGCGTTTCGTGTGGAGCTTACCGCTGCCAAGCCAGCATTGTGGACCTGGCTGGAATGCGACGATCCCGACGCACGCTATTCCGATAATTTCGTGCACCTCGAGTCGGGGCGGCCTGTCACGATCGACGTTAAGCCGTCCCGCACGATGACCCTCGAAGAGTTCCAACAATCGCTTAAAGTACGAAGCTTACATGACACGTATACCACCACTCCATCGCAGTAG
- a CDS encoding sialate O-acetylesterase yields MTRIPPLHRSSRQVQVALVAAACLLATGLSAQASADEGLKFASPFSSGMVLQRDQPITVAGRAAAGADVALQLGEQHRTAKVNSTGNWQVVFDSLPAGGPYELTAKQGDHQQTLSDVLIGDVWLFSGQSNMQMPVREAEGGADEISNADANLSIRLLMVPKSGADQPRDELNASWQHCTPDAVRQFSAVGWFFAKHLRSSAISPDVPLGLIDSSFGGTTVEGWTPAGQLPDIPEQKIRVSMFDMPASHLFNGMIAPLQSYRLKGAVWYQGESNAGAPDVYATLLSNMMQQWRKSFHDAKLPFFVVQLPAYEGRMEGLDYSWLREAEQQACLATDRAWLAVTYDTNPGFDLHPRKKAEIGRRLALLAGREVYGQRVVAHSPQVESVEYRGNQVVVTFDQQISTPAGEPVEGCWIASDPGDYFTAEGSIEGRQLVLQTTKVSQPTAVRIAWGSMPTTNLYNEARLPVVPYRSDQRAADSLAFQPLPTSYRIETSTYALELGRGGSITSLIAGGHQWMSNEPGGGTSIPNMFGPRNLAYVKELGPGRLLAEDDAVHLELVAREQTMEWNVGHHGQEDLEFRMALSPAVQVELQGSTAVLTRDGFQIRIEGVERCDGSHTLVAKIPARDTNTLRLTFAKP; encoded by the coding sequence ATGACACGTATACCACCACTCCATCGCAGTAGTCGCCAGGTGCAAGTTGCCCTGGTTGCTGCGGCCTGCTTACTGGCCACGGGTCTCTCCGCTCAGGCGAGTGCCGACGAGGGGCTGAAGTTCGCTTCGCCATTCTCTAGTGGCATGGTGCTGCAGCGAGACCAACCGATCACCGTCGCTGGTCGGGCGGCGGCTGGGGCCGACGTCGCACTTCAGCTCGGCGAGCAGCATCGCACGGCTAAAGTCAATAGTACTGGCAACTGGCAAGTGGTGTTCGACTCCTTGCCCGCCGGCGGCCCCTACGAGCTAACCGCCAAGCAAGGGGACCACCAACAAACGCTCTCCGACGTACTCATCGGCGACGTCTGGCTATTCTCTGGTCAGTCGAATATGCAAATGCCGGTGCGTGAAGCTGAGGGGGGCGCCGACGAAATCTCCAATGCGGATGCCAACCTGTCGATTCGCTTGCTGATGGTCCCCAAATCGGGCGCCGACCAGCCACGCGACGAACTCAACGCCAGCTGGCAGCATTGCACTCCGGATGCGGTTCGACAGTTTTCGGCCGTCGGCTGGTTCTTCGCGAAGCATCTGCGTAGTTCTGCGATCTCGCCCGACGTGCCACTGGGATTGATCGACAGCAGCTTCGGCGGAACTACCGTCGAAGGATGGACCCCCGCCGGCCAGCTGCCCGACATCCCAGAGCAGAAGATTCGCGTATCGATGTTCGATATGCCAGCCTCTCATTTGTTTAATGGCATGATAGCCCCGTTGCAGTCCTACCGTCTCAAGGGAGCCGTCTGGTACCAAGGAGAATCGAACGCCGGCGCACCAGACGTTTACGCGACACTTCTAAGTAACATGATGCAGCAATGGCGAAAGTCGTTCCACGATGCCAAGCTGCCTTTCTTCGTCGTGCAGCTTCCTGCCTACGAAGGACGAATGGAAGGGCTCGACTATAGTTGGCTTCGTGAAGCCGAGCAGCAAGCTTGCCTAGCGACCGACCGAGCCTGGCTGGCGGTGACTTACGACACGAATCCGGGTTTCGATTTGCATCCTCGCAAGAAAGCCGAAATCGGCCGCCGACTCGCCTTGCTAGCCGGACGCGAGGTCTACGGTCAGAGGGTGGTCGCCCATAGTCCTCAAGTCGAATCGGTGGAGTACCGTGGGAATCAGGTCGTCGTCACGTTCGACCAGCAAATATCCACGCCCGCAGGGGAACCTGTGGAAGGTTGCTGGATCGCCAGCGATCCGGGAGATTACTTCACGGCCGAGGGGTCGATCGAAGGCCGCCAGTTGGTACTGCAAACCACGAAGGTTTCCCAACCGACTGCGGTACGCATCGCCTGGGGAAGCATGCCGACCACCAATCTGTATAACGAGGCGAGATTGCCAGTCGTGCCCTATCGCAGCGACCAGAGAGCGGCCGATTCGCTGGCCTTCCAGCCGCTTCCGACCAGTTATCGCATCGAGACCTCGACGTACGCACTAGAACTTGGGCGGGGAGGATCGATCACGAGTCTCATCGCTGGCGGGCATCAGTGGATGTCGAACGAACCGGGCGGCGGCACCAGCATTCCCAATATGTTCGGTCCTCGCAATCTCGCCTACGTAAAGGAACTGGGGCCAGGACGCCTGCTGGCGGAAGACGACGCGGTACATCTCGAACTAGTCGCCCGCGAACAGACGATGGAATGGAACGTTGGCCACCATGGACAAGAAGACCTGGAGTTTCGTATGGCTCTCTCGCCTGCGGTGCAGGTGGAACTCCAAGGGTCGACCGCGGTGCTCACCCGCGATGGCTTCCAGATTCGGATCGAAGGGGTCGAGCGGTGCGATGGCTCGCACACACTGGTTGCCAAGATCCCAGCCCGCGATACAAACACGCTTCGCCTTACCTTCGCTAAACCCTGA
- a CDS encoding GH92 family glycosyl hydrolase, with product MKNLLTALMVMALGANISWSAAPLVGDPVDCVNPLSGTNGDAEFSRGNTVAAIVAPFGMTTWAPQTDEQASPFYQMKHDKFEGIRATHQPSIWVRDYGNFLITPIVGEVSPSVAERASPFSHDQEIARPYYYSVEMFRYDTTLELTPTERCAMFQVQYPTTDQASLVLSLEGDVEATSDASRTRVRGKATHVTFGAPGGFAKYFVLEFEQPYQSLEVAKDDKQTTATIQLPQVQSDQPVRFKVGTSFISYEQAELNLKRELATWDFDQAKASSREAWEKQLARVEIKGASDQQRATFYTALYRSLQFPRMFHEPDTDGNMRHYSPFANGKVFDGPLYTDNGLWDTYRTAFPFFVLYYPEHSSQILEGWLNAYREGGRLPNWPSPGNRPCMIGSHSDSIFADAWVKGLRTFDLKDAYAAVKKNAMEDDAWGWAGRDHLNEYHELGYVPVDARKDAATSCTLEYAYDDYCVAQLAKAIGRQEDYELLMQRAKNYRNVWDEQTEFMRGKQSNGAWQEPFDPLAWGGAYVEGNAWQWMWSVQHDPYGLMQLLGGREAMARKLDEFLSMPSTTVVGSYGHVIHEMREVEHAKMGQYAHINEPNHHVLYFYHFVREPWKTQHAVRRVMDELYDPDGMVGDEDTGQMSAWYVFNAAGFYPFCPGTPYYLIGSPLFAETTIALPQGKSFVVRAANNSAENCYIQSARLNGKPLTRTWLTHNEIVAGGTLEFEMGPEPNRQWGTGEADAPPNTFR from the coding sequence TTGAAGAACTTGCTAACTGCATTGATGGTAATGGCGCTCGGTGCCAACATAAGCTGGTCGGCTGCCCCGTTGGTGGGAGATCCGGTCGACTGCGTAAATCCATTATCCGGCACCAATGGCGACGCTGAATTCTCGCGTGGCAACACCGTAGCGGCCATCGTTGCTCCGTTTGGGATGACCACCTGGGCGCCGCAGACCGACGAGCAAGCGTCGCCGTTCTACCAAATGAAGCACGACAAGTTCGAGGGCATCCGCGCCACGCATCAGCCGAGCATTTGGGTGCGTGACTATGGCAACTTCCTCATCACCCCCATCGTCGGCGAGGTATCGCCAAGCGTTGCCGAGCGGGCCAGCCCGTTCAGTCACGACCAAGAAATCGCCCGGCCGTATTACTATTCGGTCGAGATGTTCCGTTACGACACCACGCTGGAACTAACGCCGACCGAGCGTTGTGCGATGTTCCAAGTGCAGTACCCCACGACCGACCAGGCGAGCCTTGTACTTTCGCTGGAGGGAGATGTCGAAGCCACCAGCGATGCTTCCCGCACGCGCGTTCGCGGCAAGGCCACCCACGTTACGTTCGGTGCGCCGGGAGGATTTGCCAAGTACTTCGTGCTGGAATTCGAACAACCGTACCAGTCGCTGGAAGTAGCAAAAGACGACAAGCAAACCACCGCGACCATTCAGTTGCCGCAAGTTCAAAGCGATCAGCCAGTACGATTCAAAGTGGGCACTTCGTTCATCAGCTACGAGCAAGCCGAACTGAACCTCAAGCGTGAACTCGCAACCTGGGACTTCGATCAAGCGAAGGCCAGCTCCCGCGAGGCCTGGGAGAAGCAACTCGCTCGCGTCGAGATCAAAGGAGCCAGCGACCAACAGCGGGCAACGTTCTACACCGCGCTCTACCGATCGTTGCAGTTTCCAAGGATGTTCCACGAGCCCGACACTGATGGAAACATGCGGCACTACAGTCCGTTTGCCAATGGCAAGGTGTTCGACGGGCCACTCTATACCGACAACGGACTGTGGGACACCTATCGCACCGCGTTTCCGTTCTTTGTGCTGTACTATCCCGAACACAGCTCGCAGATTCTCGAAGGTTGGTTGAACGCGTACCGCGAAGGAGGTCGCTTGCCGAACTGGCCGAGCCCGGGGAATCGTCCCTGCATGATTGGTTCGCACAGCGACTCGATTTTTGCCGACGCCTGGGTAAAAGGACTGCGGACGTTCGATCTCAAGGACGCCTACGCGGCGGTGAAGAAGAATGCCATGGAGGACGACGCCTGGGGGTGGGCGGGGCGGGACCATCTGAACGAGTACCACGAACTGGGCTACGTGCCGGTGGATGCTCGTAAGGACGCAGCGACTTCGTGCACCTTGGAATATGCCTACGACGACTACTGCGTCGCCCAGTTGGCCAAGGCCATCGGTCGGCAAGAAGACTACGAACTGCTGATGCAACGTGCAAAGAACTACCGGAACGTGTGGGACGAACAAACCGAGTTCATGCGCGGTAAGCAGTCCAATGGAGCATGGCAAGAACCGTTCGATCCCCTGGCCTGGGGTGGAGCCTACGTGGAAGGCAACGCCTGGCAATGGATGTGGTCGGTTCAGCACGATCCATATGGCTTGATGCAACTGCTCGGCGGCCGCGAGGCCATGGCTCGCAAGCTCGATGAGTTTCTCAGCATGCCATCGACGACCGTGGTCGGCAGCTACGGGCATGTGATTCACGAAATGCGAGAAGTGGAACATGCCAAGATGGGGCAGTACGCCCACATCAACGAGCCGAACCATCACGTGCTCTATTTCTATCACTTCGTCCGCGAGCCATGGAAAACGCAACACGCGGTCCGCCGGGTGATGGACGAACTGTACGACCCCGATGGCATGGTCGGCGATGAGGACACCGGGCAGATGTCGGCCTGGTACGTTTTCAATGCGGCCGGCTTTTACCCGTTCTGCCCTGGCACGCCCTACTACCTAATCGGCAGCCCGCTGTTCGCAGAGACGACCATCGCGCTACCCCAAGGTAAGTCGTTCGTCGTGCGAGCAGCGAACAACTCCGCCGAGAACTGCTACATTCAATCGGCACGCTTGAACGGCAAACCACTCACCCGTACCTGGCTCACACACAACGAGATCGTAGCCGGCGGCACCCTGGAATTCGAGATGGGCCCCGAGCCAAATCGCCAGTGGGGAACCGGCGAGGCCGACGCTCCCCCGAATACGTTTCGCTGA
- a CDS encoding glycoside hydrolase family 38 C-terminal domain-containing protein, translating to MKRYYALLLVACACFAPCLSSAEEPTQAYFVDGYHGGVYGHYPPGYTQFLVDRLEAHPEWKINLEIEPSTWDVAQHSEPAAYERLKELLRDQSSAGRIEMVNPTFAQSYFFQSSGESVVRQFQYGIRHLRQHFPDVELTTYSSEEPCFTSCLPTVLSQLGYEYAVLKNPNTCWGGYTSAHGGELVHWVGPNGTKLLTVPRYECESLHSRDCWQTIASTNSPEYIARCLEQGIANPVGMCLQDAGWRGGPWLGYSAGKHYTPSRYVTWREYFREVATATPKDWRFSQEDVKPGLMWGAQVLQRIAQQSREAEHRLLVAEKLAAMAYIETGHPRMTGALDDAWHNVLLSQHHDCWIVPYNGRPGNTWADQVQRWTSMANSISDLIAANALEALVRQGRSRQQGVRIFNPTATAIDAVVAVPLSDEGPRDSDWQSRDASGGTYPTQVVHNQATGERELLVRAHLPSLGYTTVSLSNRGQSTSVVTAATEGDQVVLESDLYRIVLNPTAGGTIASLVAKSLDNHEFVDSNGEWRFNELRGHFYNLGGFRSSADQPAEVRIVEQGPLRATVEVVGTIAEHPFVQRISLVQGSPMIECQVRIDWQSQPRIGEFEERDGWGNHRRAAYDDRYKLLVQFPSTLSSPKLVKNAPFDVCESQLDDSFYNSWEQIKHNVILDWVDLEDQQAGYGLAMFSDHTTSYAYGPQDPLGLTLQYAGKGLWARDYRVDGPTRVRYALVPHSGDWQSAGIPHLAASWQEPPVGAFARSGRPETRSLVDVGESGWQVCSMVEHHGDLYVRLFNATGTDQPQSLRMSFTAETTELVDLSGNVQQVLEPSLQEGQSVVDLSIPKYGIRTLRFRRLKRD from the coding sequence ATGAAACGTTACTACGCCTTGCTGTTGGTCGCCTGCGCCTGCTTCGCGCCCTGCTTGTCGAGTGCCGAGGAGCCCACCCAAGCGTATTTCGTCGATGGCTATCACGGCGGTGTCTACGGGCATTACCCCCCTGGCTACACGCAGTTTCTCGTCGATCGGCTCGAAGCCCATCCCGAGTGGAAGATCAATCTCGAGATCGAACCCTCGACGTGGGACGTCGCCCAGCATTCCGAACCGGCCGCCTACGAGCGGTTGAAGGAGTTGCTGCGCGATCAGTCTTCTGCGGGGCGGATCGAAATGGTGAATCCCACCTTTGCCCAGAGCTACTTTTTCCAAAGCTCCGGCGAAAGCGTTGTGCGTCAATTCCAGTACGGCATTCGTCACCTACGGCAACACTTTCCAGACGTTGAACTCACAACCTACTCGTCGGAAGAACCTTGCTTCACCAGTTGTTTGCCAACCGTACTATCTCAGTTGGGCTACGAGTACGCGGTGCTCAAAAACCCGAACACCTGCTGGGGTGGGTACACTTCGGCCCACGGCGGCGAACTCGTCCACTGGGTCGGCCCCAACGGCACCAAGCTGCTCACAGTGCCTCGCTACGAATGTGAATCGCTTCACTCGCGAGATTGCTGGCAAACGATCGCGTCGACCAACTCGCCGGAGTACATCGCGAGGTGCCTTGAGCAAGGCATCGCCAACCCGGTCGGCATGTGCTTGCAAGACGCCGGATGGCGCGGAGGTCCCTGGCTCGGTTATTCAGCGGGCAAACACTACACACCTTCCCGTTACGTGACCTGGCGCGAGTACTTTCGCGAGGTCGCAACCGCAACGCCCAAGGACTGGCGTTTTTCGCAGGAAGACGTAAAGCCCGGACTGATGTGGGGTGCTCAGGTGCTGCAGCGCATCGCCCAGCAAAGTCGCGAAGCCGAGCATCGATTGTTGGTCGCGGAGAAACTGGCCGCTATGGCCTACATCGAAACGGGGCACCCGCGGATGACCGGCGCACTCGACGATGCCTGGCACAATGTGCTCCTCTCGCAACACCACGATTGCTGGATCGTTCCCTACAACGGCCGCCCGGGCAACACCTGGGCCGATCAGGTGCAGCGCTGGACCAGCATGGCCAACTCGATTAGCGATCTCATTGCGGCCAACGCCCTGGAAGCACTCGTTCGCCAGGGCCGCTCCCGCCAGCAAGGGGTGCGGATCTTTAATCCCACGGCCACGGCCATCGACGCGGTGGTCGCTGTGCCGCTGTCTGATGAAGGACCACGCGACTCCGACTGGCAATCGCGCGACGCATCAGGAGGAACCTATCCCACGCAAGTCGTCCACAACCAAGCGACCGGCGAGCGCGAACTATTGGTCCGCGCCCATCTGCCGTCGCTCGGTTACACGACCGTGTCTCTTAGCAATCGCGGCCAATCCACCTCGGTGGTCACTGCGGCGACCGAAGGCGATCAGGTGGTACTCGAAAGCGATCTCTATCGAATAGTACTGAACCCCACTGCTGGTGGAACCATCGCGAGTCTGGTAGCGAAGTCGCTCGATAACCACGAGTTTGTGGATTCCAACGGCGAGTGGCGTTTCAACGAATTGCGTGGGCACTTCTACAACCTGGGGGGATTCCGCTCAAGCGCCGACCAGCCCGCCGAGGTTCGCATCGTAGAACAGGGGCCGCTGCGTGCTACCGTAGAAGTAGTAGGCACCATTGCCGAACATCCGTTCGTGCAGCGCATTTCGCTGGTGCAGGGCTCGCCGATGATTGAATGCCAGGTGCGGATCGACTGGCAATCGCAGCCTCGGATCGGTGAGTTTGAAGAACGCGATGGATGGGGCAATCACCGCCGCGCGGCTTACGACGATCGTTACAAGCTGCTAGTTCAGTTCCCGAGCACTCTCTCCAGTCCAAAGCTAGTGAAGAACGCCCCGTTCGACGTATGCGAAAGCCAACTCGACGATTCCTTTTATAACTCATGGGAACAGATCAAACACAACGTGATTCTCGATTGGGTCGATCTCGAAGACCAGCAAGCCGGCTACGGACTGGCGATGTTTAGCGACCATACCACTTCGTACGCTTATGGACCGCAAGATCCGCTGGGTCTGACGCTGCAGTACGCTGGCAAAGGTTTGTGGGCTCGCGACTATCGCGTCGATGGCCCGACCAGGGTCCGCTATGCGTTGGTACCGCACTCCGGCGATTGGCAATCGGCCGGCATTCCCCACCTGGCTGCCAGTTGGCAAGAGCCACCAGTGGGGGCCTTCGCCAGAAGCGGCCGCCCTGAGACTCGCTCGCTCGTTGATGTCGGCGAGTCGGGCTGGCAGGTTTGTTCGATGGTCGAACATCACGGCGATTTGTACGTTCGCTTATTCAATGCAACCGGCACCGATCAACCACAGTCGCTCCGTATGTCGTTCACTGCCGAGACGACCGAACTTGTCGATCTTTCTGGTAACGTGCAGCAAGTGCTGGAACCTTCGCTCCAGGAAGGACAATCGGTAGTGGATTTGAGTATACCCAAGTACGGTATCCGAACCCTGCGTTTTCGACGACTCAAGCGAGACTGA